The proteins below come from a single Papaver somniferum cultivar HN1 chromosome 11, ASM357369v1, whole genome shotgun sequence genomic window:
- the LOC113324931 gene encoding uncharacterized protein LOC113324931, with amino-acid sequence MASDKKSLHPAFAVSNIKVLIPITLDIKQDEYSSWVFLLQLHLQAHNLLFLIDDSAPPPDLDAATILQLDALCRQWMFSTMAKDLMLTVLKTGKTAKELWNHLKNLFQDNKGSRAANLESKFVNLRFVDCNNVDDYCDKLQALSNRLSDLDFPMDEKRLVIQLVNGLPEEYNIVASFIQQSMPSFDTARSQLRTEEIRREKQSNYSSHTALAAANNQRSPATSSSVTSSFHSASAHQRSEPSSLMGHQAALLPTPPGPRRHPTAPNWAPQWTSPPSPYPDVPYWSQQHHLSGRGRGRQFRGRGRGRGRTFSAARSPQAYVTPTTEYLQPSDIAEAYSSMSIRAPDDDFYMDTGATSHITSDPGFEFEEDYSPM; translated from the exons ATGGCAAGTGACAAAAAATCCTTACATCCGGCTTTCGCCGTTTCTAACATCAAAGTTTTGATCCCTATTACTCTAGATATCAAACAAGATGAATATTCTTCATGGGTTTTCCTTTTACAACTTCATCTACAAGCACACAACCTCCTTTTTCTTATTGACGATTCCGCTCCACCACCAGATCTTGATGCTGCCACCATACTACAACTTGATGCCCTCTGCCGtcaatggatgttctccaccatggccaAAGATTTGATGCTTACAGTTCTCAAAACTGGTAAAACTGCGAAAGAGTTATGGAATCATCTTAAAAATCTTTTCCAAGACAACAAAGGAAGCCGTGCCGCTAACCTAGAAAGTAAGTTCGTGAATCTAAGATTTGTTGATTGTAACAATGTTGATGATTATTGTGATAAGCTACAGGCACTTTCGAATCGACTAAGTGATCTTGATTTTCCAATGGATGAGAAACGTTTGGTTATACAACTTGTCAATGGACTTCCGGAGGaatacaatattgttgcctcctTCATCCAACAATCGATGCCATCTTTTGACACTGCTCGCTCTCAATTACGCACTGAGGAGATTCGTCGTGAAAAGCAATCAAACTACAGCTCCCATACTGCTCTTGCGGCTGCCAACAACCAGCGTTCACCTGCTACTTCTTCTTCCGTCACCAGCAGTTTTCACTCAGCGTCTGCCCACCAGCGTTCCGAGCCCAGTTCCCTGATGGGCCACCAAGCTGCTCTTCTGCCAACTCCACCAGGCCCAAGACGTCACCCTACTGCACCCAACTGGGCTCCCCAATGGACGTCTCCCCCAAGCCCATACCCTGATGTACCTTACTGGAGTCAGCAGCATCATCTCTCTGGTCGTGGCCGAGGTCGTCAGTTCCGTGGGCGTGGCCGTGGTCGCGGACGCACCTTCTCAGCAGCCCGTTCACCACAAGCTTACGTCACTCCTACAACGGAATACCTTCAACCATCGGATATTGCCGAAGCATACAGCTCCATGAGCATTCGAGCGCCTGATGATGACTTCTACATGGACACTGGCGCAACATCACACATCACCTCAGATCCAG gatttgaatTCGAGGAAGACTATTCTCCGATGTGA